TCACGCCCAAGGTCATCAGTGCCGAGAAAGAACGATACTTCGCCATAGCGCGACCAGGAAGGGGGTAACAACTGGTAGCCCATAAACTGCTGATCAATGCCATAAGGAGAGAGAGCGTGGCCAAACAGGCAAAGCAACGCCAGGATGCCACAGCCATACAGACCAACCATTGCCGGCAGGTCGGCATAAAATTTACGCCAGGTCAGGCGCAGCGTACCCGGCAGGCGTTTCTCGCCATAGACGCTATCGTAAGGCATACCATTCCTTATGTTTCAGTGGGTTGACCATTGCACCCAAAATATCGGAGATGACGTTAATCACCAGAACCAGTGAGCCAACAACCATGACGCCGGCAGAGATGGCGGCATAATCCTGCTGGCGGATTGCCTGTATAAGCCAGCGGCCAAGACCGGGCCAGCTGAAGACCATTTCGGTAATCATGGCCAGCGTCAGCATGGTGGAAAACTGTAGACCAAGACGTGGGATTACCGGCGGCAGGGCATTATGCAGCACGTGACGACGCAGGATAGTCAGACGGGATAACCCACGAGTTGCGGCGGCTTTGATGTAGTTGCGCTCAAAAACTTCAATAGTGCTCTGACGCATCAGACGCACCACCTCTGTCGTAGGCGCTACTGCAAGTGCCACTACCGGCAGGATCATGTGCCGGATTGCACTCATCAGCATCTCGTCACGCCATGGAGAGGTGGATAGCCAGGCATCAATCAGGGCGAAGCCGGTTACTGGTTTTACTTCGTAGAGCAAATCGAAACGCCCGGATACCGGTAGCCAGCCTAACGTCAGTGAGAAAAACATCGTCAGCAATAACGCCAGCCAGAATACCGGAATAGAAAAGCCCAGCAGTGCCAGGAAGCTGATAAGTTTATCCTGCCATTTATTATTGAGAATACCCGCCGCCATGCCTACCGGAATGCCAATAATAAGCGCCAGCCCAAAAGCAAGAATGCACAACTCGATAGTGGCGGGGAAGACCTCGCGGATTTGAAGATTAATAGACTGCCCATTGACGCTGGAAATTCCGAAATCGCCTTGTAGCAATCCTTCAAACCAAAACAGAAAGGCATTACCGGGCGCTACGCCTTCCAGTGGCGCATGGGGAGTAAAATAACTCAGGCTAAAACCCACGAGTGACAGCATAAAAAGCGTCACTAGCAACAACAGAAGACGGCGCAGAGTAAAAATTATCATGGTTTTTTCTCCTCACCGATTTCACGATAGACCCCGGCAAACGATGCGTTACCAAACGGGCTTAGGATCAGCCCTTTAATGTCATGGCGATAAGCCAGCAGGCGTAAAGAAGAGGCCAGCGGTAAAACCGGCAACTCGCGTGCCAGCAGCGCCTGAGCCTGATCGTAAGCATCAATACGTCCTGCCAGCTGCTGGGTAGATAACGCTTTTTGCAATGTCTGGTCAAAATCACTGCTGCACCAGTGAGCGTAGTTGGTTTGCGAACGAATGGCCGCGCAGCTTAGCAAAGGGCGCAGGAAGCTGTCCGGATCGTTACTGTCTGTGGCCCAACCCGACAGCGTTAAATCGTGGCTCATATCCATCAGACGATTTTCCTGAAAACGCCCCTCAACCGGAACAATATGTACTTTGACCCCCACCTGAGCGAGATCCGCCTGAATCAGTTCTGCCGTTTTTAATGGGCTTGGATTCCATGGCTGGGAACTGGTTGGCACCCAAAGTTTGAGTGTCAGATTGTTTATCCCCAGCTCTTTGAGGCGCTGGCGGGATTTTTCCGGGCTGTATTCGGTAATCTGCGATTCATCGGCATAAGCCCATGAGGCTCGGGGCAAAATAGAAGCAGCTGTCTCTGCGGTACCGTAATAAATCGACTGCATAAGACGTTGGTTATTAATGGACAGCGCCAGTGCGTGACGCACGTCAGGATTATCAAGCGGCGGCTTGTTAGTGTTGAACGCCAGGTAGGCAATGTTCATGCCGGGACGCAGAGACATGCGTAAGCGCGGATCGTCACGAAGGATGGTGAGCTGGCTGGCAGCAGGCCAGGCAAGCACGTCGCATTCACCGGTGAGTAGTTTTGATAACCGCCCGGTGCCGCCTGACCCCAGGTCGATTACCACCTGCGGCATGCGCGGAATACCGCGCCAGTATTCTGGATGACGTACCAGGCGAATGTACTGCCCTGAACGATACTCCTCGAGCTGGAACGGCCCGGTACCCACCGGCTGGCGATCCAACTGCTCTGGTTTATCTGCACGTTCAAGTTGAGCGGCATACTCTGCTGAAAGTATAGAAGCGTAATGGGTGGCCAGATGCCACAGAAACGATGCGTCTGGCTGACGCAGGCGAAACTCCACGGTGTGGGCATCCAGTTTACGAACCCCGATCACCGAATCAGCAAACTGTAAGCTATCGAAGTAAGGATAGCTCGACCCATTTACGCCGTGCCAGAACGAGTTGCGGTCAAAAATTCGTCTAAAGCTAAATACCACATCATCGGCATTTAGCGTACGGTGCGGCGTAAACCAGGCTGTCTTTTGGAAAGCGACATTCCGTTTTAGATGAAATCGGTAGGTCGCACCGTTGTCCAGGACTTCCCACCGGTCAGCCAGTTCAGGAACCAGACGATAGGTGTATGGGTCTACCCCCAGCAGCCGGTCATATAGCTGGGCGGCCAAAGTATCAACAGTCAGGCCGCCGCTCACTTGCTGCGGATTAAAAGTGGTGACTTGACCATTCACACAATAAACAAAGCCACTCTGACGAATATCAGCCGGGCGCTGAGGTGCCGCCCACGCCTGACTCCAGGCCATGCCGAGCATCACCAGCAAAGAGGGGAAAATTGCGCGCATAAGTTTCTGTTTTAGTTTGTCAGTAGTGGAATTATTCAAAG
This genomic interval from Salmonella enterica subsp. enterica serovar Choleraesuis contains the following:
- the sapB gene encoding antimicrobial peptide ABC transporter permease SapB — encoded protein: MIIFTLRRLLLLLVTLFMLSLVGFSLSYFTPHAPLEGVAPGNAFLFWFEGLLQGDFGISSVNGQSINLQIREVFPATIELCILAFGLALIIGIPVGMAAGILNNKWQDKLISFLALLGFSIPVFWLALLLTMFFSLTLGWLPVSGRFDLLYEVKPVTGFALIDAWLSTSPWRDEMLMSAIRHMILPVVALAVAPTTEVVRLMRQSTIEVFERNYIKAAATRGLSRLTILRRHVLHNALPPVIPRLGLQFSTMLTLAMITEMVFSWPGLGRWLIQAIRQQDYAAISAGVMVVGSLVLVINVISDILGAMVNPLKHKEWYALR
- a CDS encoding peptide ABC transporter substrate-binding protein SapA, which produces MRAIFPSLLVMLGMAWSQAWAAPQRPADIRQSGFVYCVNGQVTTFNPQQVSGGLTVDTLAAQLYDRLLGVDPYTYRLVPELADRWEVLDNGATYRFHLKRNVAFQKTAWFTPHRTLNADDVVFSFRRIFDRNSFWHGVNGSSYPYFDSLQFADSVIGVRKLDAHTVEFRLRQPDASFLWHLATHYASILSAEYAAQLERADKPEQLDRQPVGTGPFQLEEYRSGQYIRLVRHPEYWRGIPRMPQVVIDLGSGGTGRLSKLLTGECDVLAWPAASQLTILRDDPRLRMSLRPGMNIAYLAFNTNKPPLDNPDVRHALALSINNQRLMQSIYYGTAETAASILPRASWAYADESQITEYSPEKSRQRLKELGINNLTLKLWVPTSSQPWNPSPLKTAELIQADLAQVGVKVHIVPVEGRFQENRLMDMSHDLTLSGWATDSNDPDSFLRPLLSCAAIRSQTNYAHWCSSDFDQTLQKALSTQQLAGRIDAYDQAQALLARELPVLPLASSLRLLAYRHDIKGLILSPFGNASFAGVYREIGEEKKP